One window of the Reyranella humidisoli genome contains the following:
- a CDS encoding nitrite/sulfite reductase — translation MPDTHFYRYDDYDRTLVSERVDQFRDQVRRRLAGELTEEQFKPLRLHNGLYLQLHAYMLRIAIPYGTLSSRQLRKLADISRKYDRGYGHFTTRQNLQLNWIRLEDAPDALAALAEVDMHAMQTSGNCIRNVTADHYAGAAIDEIEDPRIWAEIVRQWSTLHPEFTFLPRKFKIAITGSPNDRAAVRVHDIGLRLWRNEQGEVGFEVIVGGGLGRTPMIGKTLREFLPKSELLAYLQATLRVYNRYGRRDNLYKARIKILVHEVGVEKMREEVEAEYAAMRDGALALPAATIEAITRQFAPPDLPARSAISGPVEAQRLTDPDFALWLKSNVAPHRVPGYAIVTASLKPAGAPPGDASAAQMDGVADIAEAYSQAELRVSHEQNLIFPHVAVEDLPQVYRSLQTLGFAEANVGKITDIIACPGLDYCALANARSIPVAQRISEHFANLARQHDIGDLKIKISGCINACGHHHVGHIGILGVDKNGVELYQISLGGDVDFGRTAIGTILGPAVTADKVVEAVDELVGTYLDARQEGERFVDTYRRIGAQPFKERVYAAV, via the coding sequence ATGCCTGATACCCACTTCTACCGGTACGACGACTACGACCGCACGTTGGTCTCCGAGAGGGTTGACCAGTTCCGCGACCAGGTGCGCCGCCGACTGGCCGGCGAGCTGACCGAGGAGCAGTTCAAGCCGCTCCGCCTTCACAACGGCCTCTACCTGCAACTCCACGCCTATATGCTGCGGATCGCCATCCCCTACGGGACGCTGTCCTCGCGCCAGCTCCGCAAGCTCGCCGACATCTCGCGCAAGTACGATCGCGGCTACGGCCACTTCACGACGCGCCAGAACCTGCAGCTCAACTGGATCAGGCTGGAGGACGCGCCCGACGCGCTGGCGGCGCTGGCCGAAGTCGACATGCATGCGATGCAGACGTCCGGCAACTGCATCCGCAACGTGACGGCCGATCATTACGCCGGCGCCGCGATCGACGAGATCGAGGATCCGCGCATCTGGGCCGAGATCGTGCGCCAGTGGTCGACGTTGCATCCCGAGTTCACCTTCCTGCCGCGCAAGTTCAAGATCGCCATCACCGGCTCGCCCAACGACCGCGCCGCGGTGCGCGTGCACGACATCGGCCTGCGCCTGTGGCGGAACGAGCAGGGCGAGGTGGGTTTCGAGGTGATCGTGGGCGGCGGCCTCGGCCGAACCCCGATGATCGGCAAGACCCTGCGCGAGTTCCTGCCGAAGAGCGAACTGCTCGCCTATCTCCAGGCGACCCTCCGCGTCTACAACCGCTATGGCCGGCGCGACAATCTCTACAAGGCGCGCATCAAGATCCTGGTGCACGAAGTCGGCGTCGAGAAGATGCGCGAAGAGGTCGAGGCCGAATATGCCGCGATGCGCGACGGTGCGCTGGCGCTGCCGGCCGCGACGATCGAGGCGATCACTCGCCAGTTCGCGCCGCCGGACCTGCCGGCGCGGTCCGCGATTTCAGGCCCGGTCGAAGCGCAGCGTCTCACCGATCCGGATTTCGCGCTCTGGCTCAAGTCCAACGTCGCGCCGCATCGTGTGCCGGGCTACGCCATCGTGACCGCGTCGCTGAAACCGGCCGGCGCGCCGCCGGGTGACGCGAGTGCTGCGCAGATGGACGGCGTCGCCGACATCGCCGAGGCCTACAGCCAGGCCGAATTGCGGGTCAGCCACGAACAGAACCTGATCTTCCCCCACGTCGCGGTCGAGGACCTGCCTCAGGTCTATCGGTCGCTGCAGACGCTGGGCTTCGCCGAAGCCAATGTCGGCAAGATCACCGACATCATTGCCTGCCCGGGCCTGGACTATTGCGCGCTGGCCAATGCGCGCTCGATCCCGGTGGCGCAGCGCATCTCGGAGCATTTCGCGAACCTCGCGCGACAGCACGACATCGGCGATCTCAAGATCAAGATCTCGGGCTGCATCAACGCCTGCGGCCATCACCATGTCGGCCACATCGGAATCCTCGGCGTCGATAAGAACGGCGTCGAGCTCTACCAGATCAGCCTCGGCGGCGATGTCGACTTCGGCAGGACGGCGATCGGCACGATCCTCGGACCGGCCGTCACCGCCGACAAGGTGGTCGAAGCGGTCGACGAGCTTGTCGGCACCTATCTCGACGCCCGCCAGGAAGGCGAGCGTTTCGTCGATACCTACCGGCGCATCGGCGCCCAGCCTTTCAAGGAGAGAGTCTATGCCGCTGTTTAG
- a CDS encoding fumarylacetoacetate hydrolase family protein: MKLCYFNDYRLGVIKGDQVVDVTDAVKDIPHLDSRDLIIGLIAKWDSYKAKVEKAAADGKGVALSGVRLRPPVPKPGNIVCMAVNYMEDGTLPEKPAINAFHKAATAVIGDGDTMVLPDAPATIFEGEAEMALVIGKRATRATQADAFKHIFGYTCFIDGSARGLPPPGNVFFQMKSRDTFAPIGPCIVTADEIADPQNLNITLTNNGEVMQKFNTSDMAHHIPRIIEWVSSIHTLEPGDIVATGTNHRGLHSFMDGDRIELTVEKIGTLKFNVKDELKRTWARTTRLQHKEKGGEGPHTPQLTGKYAK, from the coding sequence GTGAAGCTTTGCTATTTCAACGACTATCGCCTGGGTGTCATCAAGGGCGACCAGGTCGTCGACGTGACGGACGCCGTGAAGGACATACCGCACCTCGATTCGCGGGACCTGATCATCGGCCTGATCGCCAAATGGGATTCCTACAAAGCCAAGGTCGAGAAGGCTGCTGCCGACGGCAAGGGTGTGGCCCTGTCCGGCGTCAGGCTGCGTCCGCCGGTGCCGAAGCCCGGCAACATCGTCTGCATGGCCGTAAACTACATGGAAGACGGCACGCTGCCGGAGAAGCCCGCCATCAACGCCTTCCATAAGGCTGCGACCGCGGTGATCGGCGACGGTGACACGATGGTATTGCCGGATGCGCCGGCCACGATCTTTGAGGGCGAGGCGGAGATGGCGCTGGTCATCGGCAAGCGGGCCACGCGGGCGACCCAGGCCGACGCCTTCAAGCACATCTTCGGCTACACCTGCTTCATCGACGGCTCGGCCCGCGGCCTGCCGCCGCCGGGCAACGTGTTCTTCCAGATGAAGTCGCGCGACACGTTCGCGCCGATCGGTCCCTGCATCGTCACCGCCGACGAGATCGCCGACCCACAGAACCTGAACATCACGCTGACCAACAATGGCGAGGTCATGCAGAAGTTCAACACGTCCGACATGGCGCACCACATCCCGCGCATCATCGAGTGGGTCAGCTCGATCCACACGCTGGAGCCTGGCGACATCGTCGCTACCGGCACCAATCATCGCGGCCTCCATTCCTTCATGGACGGCGACAGGATTGAGCTGACGGTGGAGAAGATCGGCACGCTGAAGTTCAACGTGAAGGATGAGTTGAAGCGCACCTGGGCTCGCACCACCCGCCTGCAGCACAAGGAAAAGGGCGGCGAGGGCCCGCACACGCCGCAGCTCACTGGCAAGTACGCCAAGTAG
- a CDS encoding DUF2849 domain-containing protein, which produces MAKNLTGDLQVASANRLVDGMVVWLDDSGQWTDRLERAALARDVRGAEILLERARAEAFTVIDPFLVAVTEDDDGTVEPLSLREKIRASGLTFDAIAADAVRYA; this is translated from the coding sequence ATGGCCAAGAATCTCACCGGCGACCTCCAGGTCGCGTCCGCGAACCGCCTGGTCGACGGTATGGTCGTCTGGCTCGACGATTCCGGCCAGTGGACCGACCGGCTGGAGCGCGCCGCCCTGGCCCGCGACGTGCGCGGCGCCGAGATTCTGCTCGAGCGCGCGCGGGCCGAGGCCTTCACCGTGATCGATCCGTTCCTGGTGGCGGTGACCGAGGACGACGACGGCACGGTCGAGCCGCTCTCCCTGCGCGAGAAGATTCGTGCCTCGGGCCTCACCTTCGACGCCATCGCCGCCGACGCGGTGCGTTATGCCTGA
- a CDS encoding Hsp20 family protein: MRTVDYSPFYRATVGFDRVFDLLDSVASQSGANGYPPYNIEKAGDNAYRIVMAVAGFAEAELNVTQKENELLVTGQAAPSEGQDEKQYLYRGIAGRNFDRRFQLADHVKVTGAKLANGLLTIELQREIPEEKKPRAIPVQAGQAALTH, translated from the coding sequence ATGCGCACCGTCGACTATTCCCCGTTCTATCGCGCCACCGTCGGCTTCGACCGGGTCTTCGACCTGCTCGACTCGGTGGCCAGCCAGTCCGGCGCCAACGGCTACCCCCCGTACAACATCGAAAAGGCCGGCGATAACGCCTACCGGATCGTGATGGCGGTTGCGGGCTTTGCTGAAGCCGAGCTGAACGTGACCCAGAAGGAGAACGAGCTGCTGGTCACCGGCCAGGCCGCGCCGAGCGAAGGCCAGGACGAGAAGCAGTATCTCTATCGTGGCATTGCCGGCCGCAACTTTGACCGCCGCTTCCAGCTCGCCGACCATGTGAAGGTCACGGGCGCGAAGCTCGCCAACGGCCTGCTCACGATCGAGCTGCAGCGTGAGATCCCGGAGGAGAAGAAGCCCCGCGCGATCCCCGTCCAGGCCGGCCAAGCGGCTCTCACCCACTAA
- the cysG gene encoding siroheme synthase CysG: MKHLPLFFDLAGRKVVVIGEGPKADLRVKLARSAGADVQHLDTHSITAKDFHGAVAAFVATADEAKDIMVQRLAKSAGVPVNVADRPTLCDFIMPAIVDRDGVVVAISTSGASPTLASVLRGRIEAVLPERIGTLASLAVTFREQVNALIADPARRRAFLRRLVEGPAARLALAGDEAGARRVALGELDAARRQTGSAGIAHIVGAGPGDPDLLTLKAAQLLQEADAVLHDDLVSPAVLNRARRDAEIVSVGKRMGRPSWAQADIDAELVRRVRAGQTVVRLKAGDPFVFGRGGEEVDALRAAGIAYTIVPGITAALGCAASAGIPLTHRHHASALTFVSGHSAVGSKPVAWPALAAEGHTLAIYMGATEAPAVRDRLLEAGADPATPVAVIENGTRADQFVSTGRLADLARLAAVHVQGGGPSLIIVGDVAAYAVAVETPPLAKVS, translated from the coding sequence GTGAAGCATCTGCCGCTCTTCTTCGATCTGGCCGGCCGGAAGGTCGTGGTGATCGGCGAGGGGCCAAAGGCGGACCTGCGCGTGAAGCTGGCCCGGTCGGCGGGCGCCGATGTGCAGCACCTCGACACCCATTCGATCACGGCAAAAGACTTTCACGGAGCCGTCGCGGCGTTTGTAGCGACTGCCGACGAAGCGAAGGACATCATGGTCCAGCGCCTGGCCAAATCGGCGGGGGTGCCCGTGAACGTGGCCGACCGGCCCACGCTTTGCGACTTCATCATGCCGGCCATCGTCGACCGCGACGGAGTCGTGGTGGCGATCTCGACAAGCGGCGCGTCGCCCACGCTGGCGAGCGTATTGCGCGGCCGGATCGAGGCGGTGCTGCCGGAGCGTATTGGAACGCTGGCGAGCCTGGCCGTGACCTTTCGCGAGCAGGTGAATGCGCTGATCGCCGATCCCGCTCGCCGCCGCGCTTTCTTACGCCGCCTGGTCGAGGGGCCGGCGGCGCGTCTCGCGCTGGCCGGCGACGAGGCCGGCGCGCGTCGCGTGGCCCTCGGTGAACTAGATGCCGCGCGTCGCCAGACCGGTTCGGCCGGCATTGCCCATATCGTTGGCGCCGGTCCCGGCGATCCCGATCTCCTGACTCTCAAGGCCGCTCAGCTCCTGCAGGAAGCCGACGCCGTCCTTCACGACGACCTCGTGTCGCCCGCGGTGCTGAACCGTGCGCGCCGCGACGCCGAGATCGTTTCCGTCGGCAAGCGCATGGGCCGCCCGAGCTGGGCCCAGGCCGACATCGATGCCGAACTGGTGCGTCGCGTGCGCGCCGGCCAGACCGTGGTGCGCCTGAAGGCAGGCGATCCGTTCGTGTTCGGTCGCGGTGGCGAGGAAGTCGATGCGCTTCGGGCCGCAGGAATTGCCTACACGATCGTGCCGGGCATCACCGCGGCGCTGGGGTGCGCGGCCTCGGCCGGCATCCCACTGACCCATCGCCATCATGCCTCCGCCCTGACCTTCGTCAGTGGCCACAGCGCCGTGGGCAGCAAGCCCGTGGCATGGCCGGCGCTCGCTGCCGAGGGCCACACGCTCGCGATCTACATGGGCGCGACCGAAGCGCCAGCCGTGCGCGATCGTCTGCTGGAGGCGGGGGCGGATCCGGCCACCCCGGTCGCCGTCATCGAGAACGGCACGCGCGCCGATCAGTTCGTTTCCACGGGCCGGCTCGCCGACCTGGCGCGTCTGGCAGCCGTCCATGTCCAGGGCGGCGGACCCAGCCTCATCATCGTGGGGGACGTCGCGGCCTATGCCGTCGCGGTCGAGACCCCGCCGCTCGCAAAGGTGTCCTGA
- a CDS encoding DUF934 domain-containing protein, whose amino-acid sequence MPLFSEEGLPASYVALPFGEWQSRPEWPAVSLANTDPVEDLAPHVGRLRLIVLDFPKFSDGRAYSQARLLRGRLGYRGELRATGGVLQDQIGFMLRCGFNSFESEQKGFGEALAKARTLFSVVYQPAEDDQVPAALRRLERESAVL is encoded by the coding sequence ATGCCGCTGTTTAGCGAAGAAGGCCTGCCCGCATCCTACGTCGCCCTCCCGTTCGGCGAGTGGCAGTCGCGCCCCGAATGGCCGGCCGTCTCGCTGGCCAACACCGATCCGGTCGAGGATCTGGCACCGCATGTCGGCCGCCTGCGCCTGATCGTGCTCGACTTCCCGAAGTTCAGCGACGGCCGTGCCTACAGCCAGGCCCGCCTGCTGCGAGGCCGCCTTGGCTATCGCGGCGAACTGCGCGCGACGGGCGGCGTACTGCAGGATCAGATCGGGTTCATGCTGCGCTGCGGCTTCAACTCGTTCGAGAGCGAGCAGAAGGGCTTCGGCGAGGCACTCGCCAAGGCGCGGACGCTGTTCAGCGTGGTCTACCAGCCGGCCGAAGATGACCAGGTTCCGGCGGCGCTTCGCAGGCTCGAGCGCGAAAGCGCGGTTCTCTGA